One region of Faecalibacter bovis genomic DNA includes:
- the ribB gene encoding 3,4-dihydroxy-2-butanone-4-phosphate synthase codes for MSTRSSQLNTIEEALEDLKQGKVIIVVDDEDRENEGDFLCTAQSATPEVINFMATHGRGLVCAPLTQDRCKKLGLDLMVGHNTAIYETNFTVSVDLQGHGCTTGISASDRSKTIQALIDDNIDPDELGRPGHIFPLISKDGGVLVRMGHTEAAVDLARMAGHYPAGCIVEILKEDGEMARLPELLEIAKKFDLKIISIEDLIAYRLEHESLVKRIEEFTAKTKFGDFNLIAYQQTTNDQVHFALTKGEWTKDDVVPVRVKSSNNYYDLFSALQNGETPLLEKTAKIIEDAGKGVIIFINNIQNADLVQSKLEAFKAFSGGLIESGVLPEDEKNHGIGSQIIKDLGIAKMNVITRNIHEKPHTTQYGLEIVDYTKL; via the coding sequence ATGAGCACAAGATCATCTCAGTTGAACACAATTGAAGAAGCACTAGAAGATTTAAAACAAGGTAAAGTTATTATCGTTGTTGACGATGAAGATCGTGAAAACGAAGGTGATTTCTTATGTACTGCACAATCTGCTACACCAGAAGTTATTAACTTTATGGCCACACATGGTCGTGGTTTAGTTTGTGCACCTTTAACGCAGGATCGTTGTAAAAAATTAGGTTTAGATCTAATGGTTGGACACAATACAGCCATCTACGAAACGAATTTTACTGTTTCTGTAGATTTACAAGGGCATGGATGTACAACTGGAATTTCAGCTTCAGATCGTTCAAAAACAATACAAGCATTAATCGACGACAACATTGATCCAGATGAATTAGGACGTCCAGGACATATTTTTCCATTAATTTCTAAAGATGGAGGAGTTTTAGTTCGTATGGGACATACAGAAGCTGCTGTAGATTTAGCTCGCATGGCTGGTCATTACCCAGCTGGTTGTATTGTCGAAATTTTAAAAGAAGACGGTGAAATGGCACGTTTACCTGAACTTTTAGAAATTGCTAAAAAATTTGATTTAAAAATCATCTCAATAGAAGATTTAATTGCCTATCGTTTAGAACACGAATCATTAGTTAAACGTATTGAAGAATTTACTGCAAAAACTAAATTTGGTGATTTTAACTTAATCGCTTACCAACAAACGACAAACGATCAAGTACATTTTGCTTTAACTAAAGGCGAATGGACGAAAGATGATGTGGTTCCTGTTCGTGTAAAATCTTCAAATAATTATTACGATCTTTTCTCAGCATTACAAAACGGCGAAACACCTTTATTAGAAAAAACGGCTAAGATCATCGAAGACGCTGGAAAAGGAGTAATTATTTTTATTAATAATATTCAAAATGCAGACTTAGTACAGTCTAAATTAGAAGCTTTTAAAGCCTTTTCAGGAGGTTTAATTGAATCTGGAGTTTTACCAGAAGATGAAAAAAATCACGGAATTGGTTCTCAGATTATTAAAGATTTAGGAATTGCAAAAATGAATGTTATTACACGTAATATTCACGAAAAACCACATACAACACAATACGGTTTAGAAATTGTGGATTACACTAAATTATAA
- a CDS encoding sensor histidine kinase, producing MRLSEKLTKYFTIIVFFSMAFGFVIFFFAIERATTQSAIGKLENLNKIVENKLQTQSIEQIVKSHPHVKISVLSDQDINLIDEVIKEGNYEWNDKLQTMVNHVSVITYPFVGKTHYAIQSQISLTIIDNEFFVGIIMVVAWIFVFVIITIIFFGELITRKLYTPFYHLLDEMKRFDVRENYQLQLMDTNISELNDLNQLFVKTSSQTVEHYEALKEFTQNLSHELQTPIANIKGKIELMLNSDLTEDQMFSLSKMYDELNKVSTINRSLVLLMSLDHHEVTDEKINLSELIEEIISDQDDMIAMNGVTVTLNIEANVYAKLNPLLAQIVFSNLISNANRHNIPNGKISIVLNRNLFKISNTGNEQEFTNETIFQRFKKGKHNSESIGIGLALVKKILNLYNFEVEYQFHQDLHIFSIDLSDN from the coding sequence ATGCGTTTAAGCGAGAAATTAACAAAATATTTTACCATTATTGTTTTCTTTTCGATGGCATTTGGTTTCGTAATTTTCTTTTTTGCCATCGAACGAGCAACGACACAATCAGCAATTGGAAAGTTAGAAAACTTAAATAAAATTGTTGAAAATAAACTTCAAACTCAATCTATAGAACAGATTGTCAAATCACATCCGCATGTAAAAATTAGCGTATTATCAGACCAAGATATTAATTTAATAGATGAAGTAATTAAAGAAGGTAATTACGAATGGAACGATAAGCTGCAGACTATGGTTAATCATGTTTCAGTAATAACTTATCCATTTGTTGGCAAAACACATTATGCGATTCAAAGTCAGATAAGTCTTACGATAATCGATAACGAATTTTTTGTAGGTATTATAATGGTTGTAGCTTGGATATTCGTTTTTGTTATTATCACGATTATATTTTTTGGGGAGTTAATTACTCGTAAACTATATACACCATTTTATCATCTTTTAGATGAGATGAAGCGATTTGATGTTCGTGAAAATTACCAGTTACAATTGATGGATACGAATATCTCGGAACTGAATGATCTTAATCAATTATTTGTGAAAACTTCATCACAGACCGTTGAACATTATGAAGCTTTAAAAGAGTTTACACAAAATTTATCGCATGAATTACAAACGCCAATTGCAAATATTAAAGGTAAAATAGAGCTGATGTTGAATTCTGATTTGACGGAAGATCAAATGTTTTCTTTAAGTAAAATGTATGATGAGTTAAATAAAGTTTCTACAATTAACCGTTCATTGGTTTTATTGATGAGTTTAGATCATCACGAAGTAACAGATGAAAAAATAAATCTTTCCGAATTAATAGAAGAAATTATTTCTGATCAAGATGATATGATTGCGATGAATGGTGTAACTGTTACGTTAAATATAGAAGCGAACGTTTACGCAAAATTGAATCCTTTATTGGCTCAAATTGTATTTTCAAATTTGATAAGTAATGCGAACAGACATAATATTCCAAATGGAAAAATTTCAATCGTATTGAATCGAAATCTTTTCAAAATTAGTAATACAGGTAATGAACAGGAATTTACCAATGAAACAATTTTTCAACGATTTAAAAAAGGAAAACACAATTCAGAATCGATAGGCATTGGTTTAGCTTTGGTTAAAAAGATTTTAAATTTATATAATTTTGAAGTTGAATATCAATTTCATCAAGATTTACATATTTTTTCGATTGATTTATCAGATAATTAA
- a CDS encoding porin: MKKCLLLITLILANIGSAQDTIKQSEVIVVEQPEVEKNQFKNSLGDLKINLDQSGEKNIKVGLSSQIWLRYLENNPGTAVNNVPQNHTYDAGLRRMRIILNAQLTNAYSIYMQFGINNQSFISGGGSGTGANGAGKKPQLFFMDAYNELAIIPRINSSTKKANKNHFYLGAGLHSWSGISRMTNASTTKMLTADLPVFNFPNIEITDQFSRQFGVFGHGEYNKFNYRVAINKPFATNRQPGVGEIVDNNQSGKLSFAGYGMYQFFDQENTATSFLAGTYLGSKKVFNLGAGIYSTKDATLAQTEPGVFESHDNLMYGIDAFFDMTIGAKSKEMALSVYSVFYRYDFGPNYLRTNGIMNPGTKDPNFTGETAVEGFGNAKYLLGTGNLWYTQAGFVLPKFSNKVKLQPFATYSLKDLEGLRDIAHFYDFGANLYILSQNAKVAYQYSSRPLFNGDTKEVLTRRGEHILTLQIAL; this comes from the coding sequence ATGAAGAAATGTTTATTATTGATTACTTTAATCTTAGCTAATATAGGATCTGCACAAGATACCATAAAGCAATCAGAAGTGATTGTAGTTGAACAACCTGAGGTAGAAAAAAATCAATTCAAAAATTCGTTAGGGGATTTAAAAATTAATTTAGACCAATCAGGAGAAAAAAATATCAAAGTTGGTTTATCAAGTCAAATCTGGTTGCGTTACTTAGAAAATAATCCAGGTACAGCTGTCAATAATGTTCCACAAAATCATACATATGATGCTGGATTACGTCGTATGCGTATAATTCTGAACGCGCAATTAACCAATGCATATTCTATTTATATGCAATTTGGAATCAATAATCAGTCATTTATTAGTGGTGGTGGATCAGGAACTGGAGCGAATGGTGCAGGGAAAAAGCCTCAACTTTTCTTCATGGATGCATACAATGAGTTGGCAATTATTCCACGTATAAATTCTTCCACTAAAAAAGCGAATAAAAATCATTTTTATTTAGGTGCTGGTTTGCACAGTTGGTCTGGAATATCTCGTATGACGAACGCAAGTACAACTAAAATGTTAACTGCTGATTTACCTGTTTTTAACTTTCCTAATATTGAAATAACTGATCAATTTTCCCGTCAATTCGGAGTTTTTGGTCATGGTGAATATAATAAATTCAATTATCGTGTAGCGATTAACAAACCATTTGCTACAAATAGACAACCAGGAGTTGGCGAAATTGTAGATAATAACCAATCAGGAAAATTATCTTTTGCTGGATACGGAATGTATCAGTTCTTTGATCAAGAGAATACAGCAACTTCATTTTTAGCAGGAACATATTTAGGTTCAAAAAAGGTATTTAATCTTGGAGCAGGAATTTATTCGACAAAAGATGCCACGTTAGCTCAAACAGAACCTGGAGTTTTCGAATCACATGACAATTTAATGTATGGGATTGATGCTTTCTTCGATATGACTATTGGTGCAAAATCTAAAGAAATGGCTTTGTCAGTTTACTCTGTGTTTTATCGTTATGATTTTGGTCCAAATTATTTAAGAACAAACGGAATTATGAATCCTGGTACTAAAGATCCAAACTTTACAGGCGAAACTGCTGTAGAAGGATTCGGGAATGCTAAATACCTTTTAGGAACAGGAAATTTATGGTACACGCAAGCCGGATTTGTTTTACCAAAATTCAGTAATAAAGTTAAACTTCAGCCTTTTGCAACATACTCTTTGAAAGATTTAGAAGGATTAAGGGATATTGCACATTTCTATGATTTTGGAGCAAATCTATATATCCTTTCTCAAAATGCTAAAGTTGCTTATCAATATTCTTCTCGTCCGTTATTTAATGGAGATACTAAAGAGGTTTTAACTCGCAGAGGAGAGCATATTTTAACGTTACAAATTGCTTTATAA
- a CDS encoding MFS transporter — protein sequence MSETIHSKTVVQQDMKKVIAGQKNKKTDAQLTVKDRVQAIIGGSIGNLVEWYDWYAYAAFAIYFSSSFFPSSDQTAQLLNTAGIFAVGFLMRPIGGWLFGTIADKIGRKRAMTLSVLLMSFGSLLIALTPTYATIGVLAPALLLIARLLQGLSVGGEYGVSATYLSEMATEDRRGFYSSFQYVTLIGGQLIALGILLILQKFVLSEDQLIAWGWRIPFVIGAILSVIALYLRKNLHETEAFENNNEDSNKKEESGSIKLLLQHPKAILTVVGLTMGGTLAFNTYTTYMQKFLVNTVNLTKEESTFISFLSLLIFACLQPLFGLLSDKIGRRPLLLGFGILGTIFTVPLLTGLASVTSMWGAFVYLMLALIIVSGYTSINAVVKAELFPAKIRALGVGLPYALTVCIFGGSAEYIALLFKQNNIEHYFYWYITGCIAFSLVVYFFMKDTKEHSMLNKD from the coding sequence ATGTCAGAAACTATACATTCAAAAACAGTCGTTCAACAAGACATGAAAAAAGTAATTGCTGGACAAAAAAATAAAAAAACAGATGCGCAATTAACAGTTAAAGATCGTGTTCAAGCTATTATTGGTGGATCAATCGGGAATTTAGTAGAATGGTACGATTGGTACGCTTATGCTGCATTCGCTATTTATTTTTCGTCTTCATTTTTTCCATCAAGTGATCAAACGGCACAGTTGTTAAATACAGCAGGGATTTTTGCAGTAGGATTTTTAATGCGTCCAATTGGTGGCTGGTTATTTGGAACTATTGCGGATAAAATTGGTCGTAAAAGAGCGATGACCTTATCTGTATTATTAATGTCATTCGGATCATTATTAATTGCCTTAACACCAACATACGCAACAATCGGAGTTTTAGCACCAGCGTTGTTATTAATTGCTCGTTTATTACAAGGTTTAAGTGTAGGAGGTGAATACGGAGTTTCTGCAACTTACTTATCAGAGATGGCAACAGAAGATCGTCGTGGATTTTATTCATCTTTTCAATACGTAACGTTAATCGGGGGGCAATTAATCGCTTTAGGAATTTTATTAATCTTACAAAAATTTGTTTTATCTGAAGATCAATTAATAGCTTGGGGATGGAGAATTCCTTTCGTAATTGGAGCAATTTTATCTGTAATTGCATTATACTTAAGAAAGAACTTACACGAAACCGAAGCCTTCGAAAATAACAACGAGGATTCTAACAAAAAAGAAGAAAGTGGTTCAATCAAATTATTATTACAACATCCAAAAGCAATTTTAACGGTGGTTGGATTAACAATGGGAGGAACTTTAGCTTTCAATACTTACACAACATATATGCAAAAATTCTTGGTTAATACCGTGAATTTAACGAAAGAAGAATCAACCTTTATATCATTCTTATCCTTATTAATCTTTGCTTGTTTGCAACCATTATTCGGATTATTATCTGACAAAATTGGACGTCGTCCGTTATTATTAGGATTTGGAATTTTAGGAACAATTTTTACAGTTCCATTATTAACAGGTTTAGCAAGTGTAACATCTATGTGGGGAGCATTTGTTTATTTGATGCTAGCATTAATCATCGTATCAGGATATACATCAATTAATGCAGTGGTAAAAGCTGAATTATTTCCGGCTAAAATTAGAGCTTTAGGTGTTGGTTTACCATATGCATTAACGGTATGTATTTTTGGTGGATCAGCAGAATATATCGCATTATTATTCAAACAAAATAACATAGAGCATTATTTCTATTGGTACATTACCGGTTGTATCGCCTTTTCGTTAGTTGTTTATTTCTTTATGAAAGACACAAAAGAGCATTCTATGTTAAATAAAGACTAA
- a CDS encoding Lrp/AsnC family transcriptional regulator, whose translation MNKVEINLDNTDLKIMRMMQENARINNADIARELGMAPSGILERVKKLEQKKVILSYHAKINPLAIGQKLLSFIFIKTTDIIGDETVGKLLAEIPEVLEVHDIAGDDGYLIKVRTADSEGLVELMRTSLSKIDGITSTRTTIVLQTIKEVPTIVIPE comes from the coding sequence ATGAATAAAGTAGAAATAAATTTAGACAATACGGACCTAAAAATCATGCGTATGATGCAAGAAAATGCTCGTATCAATAACGCTGATATTGCAAGAGAACTTGGAATGGCTCCGTCTGGTATTTTAGAAAGAGTAAAGAAATTAGAACAAAAAAAGGTTATTCTTTCTTACCATGCGAAGATAAACCCTTTAGCAATTGGACAAAAATTATTATCATTTATTTTTATCAAAACTACTGATATAATCGGGGACGAAACAGTAGGAAAACTTTTAGCTGAAATTCCTGAGGTTTTAGAAGTTCATGATATTGCTGGAGATGATGGATATTTAATTAAAGTTCGTACTGCAGATTCAGAAGGATTAGTAGAATTAATGAGAACATCTTTAAGTAAAATTGACGGTATTACATCAACAAGAACAACGATTGTTTTACAAACGATAAAAGAGGTTCCGACAATCGTAATACCAGAATAA
- a CDS encoding FtsK/SpoIIIE family DNA translocase gives MAIKNTQEAPKTNKSKQYINAIFVLIAFFGLILLLSFGSYYFNGFEDQSQITNMIDRDVVAENIFGKFGALLGEIFIHYGVGIAAFFLPFFLFILSAKIITGKKIFKPFSYLSKIIFFLIWLPIFVGYIYPDHTQFSGVMGFEVNDFLKSFIGKIGVGALLFVSLAVYLMFRYNLSYESFQEWKEKRAEKIRLELEAEEQKRIEQEKILLEQRKKEEAEEAERKRLEELEKRTKKEEDLINQFNIEAEKQQQNKELEEITLKEEPEANFAINPQSAEDAFDLKIEDQPEVINITDAVIDEENNGNEFTFEIAEEEETIEIEPIKSDGLELKIENVTEEETVEETAARLVAQQGKYDQRQDLPNYQFPHLNLLRKYESSSSTAIDQKELEQNKNRILETLRNYGIEIQSITATIGPTVTLYEIVPKAGVRISKIKNLEDDIALSLAALGIRIIAPIPGKGTIGIEVPNSNPSMVSMQSVLASAKFQNADMELPIAFGKTITNETFVADLAKMPHLLMAGATGQGKSVGLNAIITSLIYKKHPSELKFVMVDPKKVELTLYSKIERHFLAKLPDSDEAIITDNNKVINTLNSLCIEMDDRYELLKNAYVRNIKEYNAKFKDRKLNPENGHKFLPYIVLIVDEFADLIMTAGKEVELPIARLAQLARAVGIHLIIATQRPSVNVITGTIKANFPGRVAFRVTSKIDSRTILDSPGADQLIGKGDMLYTTGNELVRLQCAFVDTPEVDDITEFIGEQRGYPDAMHLPEYVGEGDSSSALNIDLSDRDVLFNDAARLIVIAQQGSASLLQRKLKLGYNRAGRLIDQLEAAGIVGPFEGSKARQVLVSDEVSLEQLLNNLN, from the coding sequence ATGGCTATAAAAAATACGCAGGAAGCTCCAAAAACAAATAAATCTAAACAATACATTAATGCAATATTTGTGTTAATTGCATTTTTCGGTCTTATTTTACTTTTATCTTTTGGATCATATTATTTTAATGGATTTGAAGATCAAAGTCAAATTACAAACATGATTGATCGTGATGTTGTAGCCGAAAATATTTTCGGAAAATTTGGTGCACTTCTGGGTGAAATTTTCATCCATTACGGTGTAGGAATCGCAGCATTTTTCTTACCATTCTTCTTATTTATTTTAAGTGCTAAGATCATCACAGGTAAAAAAATATTTAAACCTTTTAGCTACTTATCAAAAATTATATTCTTTTTAATTTGGCTTCCAATCTTCGTTGGTTACATCTATCCAGATCATACACAATTTTCTGGTGTTATGGGATTTGAGGTGAATGATTTCTTAAAAAGCTTTATTGGTAAGATTGGGGTTGGTGCGTTACTATTCGTTTCATTAGCTGTCTATTTGATGTTTAGATATAATCTTTCTTACGAATCTTTTCAGGAATGGAAAGAAAAACGTGCCGAGAAAATAAGATTAGAATTAGAAGCGGAAGAACAAAAAAGAATCGAACAAGAAAAAATTCTTTTAGAACAACGTAAAAAAGAAGAAGCGGAAGAAGCCGAACGTAAGCGTTTAGAGGAATTAGAAAAAAGAACTAAAAAAGAAGAGGATTTAATTAATCAATTCAATATTGAAGCTGAAAAACAACAGCAAAATAAAGAATTAGAAGAAATTACTTTAAAAGAAGAACCTGAAGCTAATTTTGCAATTAATCCACAATCTGCAGAGGATGCATTTGATCTAAAAATTGAAGATCAACCAGAAGTGATTAACATCACAGATGCAGTTATTGATGAAGAAAATAACGGTAACGAATTTACTTTTGAAATTGCTGAAGAGGAAGAAACAATCGAGATTGAACCAATTAAATCTGACGGTTTAGAATTGAAAATTGAAAATGTAACTGAAGAAGAAACGGTTGAAGAAACTGCTGCAAGATTAGTTGCTCAACAAGGTAAATACGATCAAAGACAAGATTTACCAAACTATCAGTTTCCACACTTAAACTTATTAAGAAAATACGAATCTTCATCAAGCACAGCAATTGATCAAAAAGAATTAGAACAAAATAAAAATAGAATTTTAGAAACCTTACGTAATTACGGTATCGAAATTCAATCTATTACAGCAACTATTGGTCCTACTGTTACACTATACGAAATTGTACCAAAAGCGGGAGTTCGTATTTCTAAAATTAAAAACTTAGAAGACGATATCGCTTTAAGTTTAGCCGCATTAGGTATTCGTATCATTGCTCCTATTCCGGGGAAAGGCACAATTGGTATCGAGGTTCCAAATAGCAATCCTTCTATGGTTTCTATGCAATCTGTTTTGGCCTCAGCTAAATTTCAAAATGCTGATATGGAATTACCAATTGCTTTTGGTAAAACTATTACGAATGAAACTTTTGTTGCCGATTTAGCTAAAATGCCACACTTGTTAATGGCTGGTGCTACTGGACAAGGAAAATCTGTAGGATTAAATGCGATTATTACATCTTTAATTTATAAGAAACACCCATCTGAATTAAAATTTGTAATGGTGGATCCTAAGAAAGTTGAATTAACTTTATATTCTAAAATTGAACGACATTTCTTAGCAAAACTTCCTGATTCGGACGAAGCGATTATTACAGATAATAACAAAGTTATTAACACATTAAATTCGCTTTGTATTGAAATGGACGATCGTTATGAATTATTAAAGAATGCATACGTTCGTAACATAAAAGAATATAACGCAAAATTTAAGGACCGAAAATTAAATCCAGAAAACGGACACAAATTTTTACCATATATCGTATTAATTGTGGATGAGTTTGCTGATTTAATTATGACTGCGGGTAAAGAAGTCGAATTACCAATTGCACGTTTAGCACAATTAGCTCGTGCCGTAGGAATCCATTTAATTATTGCAACGCAACGTCCTTCTGTAAATGTAATTACAGGTACTATTAAAGCCAATTTCCCTGGACGTGTTGCTTTCCGTGTAACTTCAAAAATTGATTCACGTACAATTTTAGATTCTCCGGGAGCAGATCAATTAATTGGTAAAGGTGATATGTTATATACAACAGGTAATGAATTAGTACGTTTACAATGTGCTTTTGTAGATACTCCTGAAGTTGATGATATTACTGAATTTATTGGTGAACAAAGAGGTTATCCAGATGCGATGCATTTACCAGAATATGTTGGCGAAGGAGATTCTTCTTCAGCTTTAAATATTGATTTATCAGATCGTGATGTATTATTTAATGATGCTGCAAGATTAATTGTTATTGCACAACAAGGTTCAGCATCACTTTTACAAAGAAAATTAAAATTAGGATACAATAGAGCCGGAAGATTAATTGACCAGTTAGAAGCAGCCGGTATTGTTGGGCCTTTCGAAGGAAGTAAAGCTCGACAAGTTTTAGTTTCTGACGAGGTTAGTTTGGAACAATTGTTGAATAATTTAAATTAA
- a CDS encoding LolA family protein — protein sequence MKKTIFSFILLLIGVGMVNAQTAKQWLDKVHNKYQNAQSYYIKFDFEYQNKGNTQKKSGEVYSAKQKFNLSVDDINQIFDAKKLYTISKEDSEVVISNASNSDDFLTPTKVLNSYKTGYHYTLDKKQTIGGQTIQLIKLTPTTQNATMKHSILGINTKNNQIYSYQEFGKDGSKTTITVKDYLENLIIHKDYFNFDQKKYKSKGYIITQL from the coding sequence ATGAAAAAAACTATTTTTAGTTTCATACTCTTATTAATAGGGGTTGGAATGGTAAATGCACAAACAGCTAAACAATGGTTGGATAAAGTGCACAACAAATACCAAAATGCACAGTCGTATTACATCAAATTCGATTTTGAATATCAAAACAAAGGAAACACGCAAAAAAAATCGGGCGAAGTGTATTCTGCTAAACAGAAATTTAACTTAAGTGTTGATGACATCAATCAAATTTTTGATGCTAAAAAATTATACACAATTTCTAAAGAAGATAGTGAAGTTGTTATCTCGAATGCATCAAATTCAGATGATTTTTTAACTCCAACAAAAGTTTTAAATTCATATAAAACTGGTTATCATTATACATTAGATAAAAAGCAAACGATTGGTGGACAAACGATCCAGTTAATTAAATTAACACCTACAACACAAAATGCGACAATGAAACATAGCATTTTAGGTATTAATACAAAAAACAACCAGATTTATTCGTACCAAGAATTCGGAAAAGATGGTTCAAAAACAACCATCACAGTAAAAGATTATCTCGAAAATTTAATTATTCACAAAGATTACTTTAACTTTGACCAAAAGAAATATAAGTCTAAAGGCTATATTATTACTCAATTATAA
- a CDS encoding LptF/LptG family permease translates to MFKKLDGYILKTFLGPFFFIFSILFFIFIVQFAWQEMGKFIGKGLEWYTIVELLLYLGINVIQLVLPLTILLGSIMTFGGFGERYELAAMKASGISLVRIIAPVFGLVMLMSVGLYFFGDRIMPLSQRKAKNLAFSILQTKPTMQIKEGVFSETIPNFQLKINKVTGENSEFLEDIFVHQNAGFGENTMTILAKNGILKADKEDNRFLKLELFNGIAYTDNIQGKNIIERQRQENQTTKFDTLNYYFDISELIEKNNSENQVGDHYKFLNGGDLSKMIDTLTTSYVDLYQGEQQKAYDNNFYFAREYKNVDSTNLEPVVTIDQFNPQDQDRIYIQALQHAQRDKENSGYLVDQLKQNDKYFSKVNLHYYRNLSYAVTCIIFFLIGASLGSIVKKGGIGMPVIISIIIFVVYFVINFTAENMAKNGNIVPFLAAWIANFIALPFAIVFCIKANKDSGLFDASKYIDPIMNFVNKFRKKKQLTEEHSRYQ, encoded by the coding sequence ATGTTTAAAAAGCTTGACGGATATATCCTTAAAACCTTTTTAGGACCATTTTTTTTCATTTTCAGTATCTTATTTTTCATTTTCATTGTTCAATTTGCTTGGCAAGAAATGGGAAAATTTATTGGTAAAGGGCTAGAATGGTATACCATCGTCGAATTATTACTATACTTAGGTATAAACGTTATACAATTAGTTTTACCATTAACCATCTTACTTGGATCAATTATGACCTTCGGTGGTTTTGGTGAACGATACGAACTTGCAGCAATGAAGGCATCCGGAATATCTCTGGTACGCATCATTGCTCCTGTTTTTGGTTTAGTTATGTTAATGTCAGTCGGTCTTTATTTTTTCGGAGACCGAATCATGCCACTTTCACAAAGAAAGGCTAAGAATTTGGCATTTTCCATCTTACAAACTAAACCTACCATGCAAATTAAGGAAGGTGTTTTTAGTGAAACTATTCCTAATTTTCAATTAAAAATCAATAAAGTTACAGGTGAAAATAGCGAATTTTTAGAAGATATTTTCGTGCATCAAAACGCAGGTTTTGGCGAAAACACGATGACAATTTTAGCTAAAAACGGTATTTTAAAAGCTGACAAAGAGGATAATCGATTCTTGAAACTTGAATTATTTAACGGTATTGCTTATACTGATAATATCCAAGGAAAAAATATTATCGAACGTCAAAGACAAGAAAATCAAACAACTAAATTTGATACGCTTAATTATTATTTTGATATTTCTGAATTAATTGAAAAAAATAATAGTGAAAATCAAGTAGGTGATCATTACAAATTTTTAAATGGTGGTGATTTATCTAAAATGATTGACACATTAACAACTTCATACGTTGACCTATATCAAGGAGAACAACAAAAAGCGTACGATAACAACTTCTATTTTGCCAGAGAGTATAAAAATGTAGACTCTACGAATTTAGAACCTGTTGTTACTATTGATCAATTTAATCCTCAAGATCAGGATCGTATTTATATTCAGGCTTTACAACATGCACAGCGTGACAAAGAAAATTCTGGATATTTAGTTGATCAACTAAAGCAAAATGATAAATATTTTTCTAAAGTAAATTTACATTACTACAGAAATTTATCTTATGCTGTTACATGTATTATATTCTTTTTAATTGGAGCATCCTTAGGATCTATTGTTAAAAAGGGTGGTATAGGAATGCCTGTTATTATATCAATCATTATTTTCGTTGTATATTTCGTTATTAATTTTACAGCAGAAAATATGGCTAAAAATGGAAATATAGTTCCTTTCTTAGCTGCTTGGATTGCTAACTTTATCGCTTTACCATTTGCAATCGTATTTTGTATCAAAGCAAATAAAGATTCAGGTCTTTTTGATGCATCAAAATACATTGATCCAATCATGAACTTCGTTAATAAGTTTAGAAAAAAGAAACAACTCACGGAAGAACATTCCCGCTATCAATAA